In a single window of the Drosophila albomicans strain 15112-1751.03 chromosome 3, ASM965048v2, whole genome shotgun sequence genome:
- the LOC117566895 gene encoding FAD-dependent oxidoreductase domain-containing protein 1 produces MQRLGRFLRLANLQQQLRRQLSVVASSACGDALPDRCDVLIIGGGGMGASSAYWLKCKTQNQKLSVLVVERDACYTSASTVLSVGGVRQQFSLAENIQMSLFGYDFISNGRNHLGDVDLNFQPHGYLILASDKGADTLSRNSKLQNELGACNELLSPETLRQRFPWLSTEDIALGCYGTDKEGWFDPWALLMGFKKQAREYGAQFATGEVNDFEWNDAGQLSAVVVSTGDGQQRAVKFDTCVLAAGAQSGQVARLANIGTGQDVLQVPLPVEPRKRYVYVFNTQGRNCPGLATPLTIDPDGTYFRRDGLGGNFLCGRSPADDEEPECDTLDVDHGYFESNVWPTLASRVPAFESVKVQSSWAGYYDHNSFDANGVIGRHPHYKNLYIAAGFSGHGIQQTPAVGRAISELILEGKYKTLDLSRLGFERLVAQQRMLEVNIV; encoded by the exons ATGCAGCGACTGGGACGTTTCTTGCGCTTGGccaacttgcaacagcaattgcgACGACAGCTATCGGTTGTTGCCTCGTCTGCTTGCGGCGATGCGCTGCCTGACCGCTGTGATGTCCTCATCATTGGCGGCGGAGGCATGGGCGCCTCCTCGGCCTATTGGCTGAAATGTAAAACGCAAAACCAGAAACTCAGCGTGCTCGTTGTGGAGCGTGATGCATGC TATACCAGCGCCTCCACTGTGCTCTCTGTGGGTGGCGTGCGTCAACAGTTCTCGCTGGCCGAGAACATACAGATGTCGCTGTTCGGCTATGATTTCATTTCGAATGGCCGCAACCACTTGGGCGATGTGGATTTGAATTTTCAGCCACACGGTTATCTCATCTTGGCCAGCGACAAAGGCGCCGACACTTTGAGCCGCAACTCGAAGCTGCAAAATGAACTGGGCGCCTGCAACGAGCTCCTCAGTCCGGAGACATTGCGTCAGCGCTTTCCCTGGCTCTCCACCGAGGACATTGCGCTGGGCTGCTATGGCACGGATAAGGAGGGTTGGTTTGACCCCTGGGCACTGCTCATGGGCTTTAAAAAGCAGGCACGCGAATATGGCGCACAATTTGCCACCGGCGAGGTGAATGACTTCGAGTGGAATGACGCAGGTCAGCTCTCTGCCGTTGTTGTGTCCACTGGCGATGGCCAACAACGTGCGGTCAAGTTCGATACTTGTGTGCTGGCCGCAGGAGCACAGTCGGGTCAGGTGGCCCGTCTGGCGAACATTGGCACTGGGCAGGATGTGCTGCAAGTGCCGTTGCCCGTGGAACCGCGCAAGCGTTATGTCTATGTGTTCAATACACAGGGACGCAATTGTCCTGGCTTGGCAACGCCGCTTACCATCGATCCCGATGGCACGTATTTCCGTCGCGATGGCTTGGGTGGTAATTTCCTTTGCGGTCGCAGTCCGGCGGATGACGAGGAACCGGAGTGCGACACTTTGGATGTGGATCACGGCTACTTCGAGTCGAATGTGTGGCCCACATTGGCGAGTCGTGTGCCTGCCTTTGAGTCGGTCAAGGTGCAGAGCAGCTGGGCTGGTTACTACGATCACAATAGCTTCGATGCCAATGGTGTGATTGGACGACATCCGCACTACAAGAATCTCTACATTGCGGCTGGATTCAGTGGCCACGGCATTCAGCAGACACCCGCTGTGGGACGTGCCATCTCAGAGTTGATACTAGAGGGTAAATACAAGACACTGGATCTGAGTCGTTTGGGATTCGAGCGCTTGGTGGCGCAACAACGCATGCTGGAGGTGAACATTGTGTAG
- the LOC117566899 gene encoding ribonuclease P protein subunit p25-like protein: MMNYRKAENVEQELAKSDLPFEHCLASNQKDFLWMQVNGGTKLSNVIGYAQSALEKGEYRSVVWSGSGGGVIKVVSCAEVFKRSLSLYQISRMSYKNVEEHWKPITEGLEDIVVKRQIPMLHILQSLDPFPESVENVQNPNTLSDFWRFEDQLSANGTKPNASRGKKRTRPERSHKPQQPQGEQSQQQQQHREAASQSVINSGHG; this comes from the exons ATGATGAACTACCGCAAGGCCGAGAATGTGGAGCAGGAGCTGGCCAAAAGTGATTTACCCTTTGAGCATTGCCTGGCCAGCAATCAAAAGGATTTCCTCTGGATGCAA GTCAACGGCGGCACCAAGCTGAGCAATGTGATTGGCTATGCACAATCGGCACTGGAGAAGGGCGAATATCGCAGCGTAGTCTGGAGCGGCTCCGGTGGCGGTGTCATCAAGGTTGTCTCCTGCGCTGAGGTGTTCAAGCGCAGTCTGTCACTCTATCAGATCAGTCGCATGTCCTACAAAAA CGTTGAGGAGCACTGGAAGCCCATAACCGAGGGGCTGGAGGATATCGTTGTCAAGCGCCAAATACCCATGCTGCACATACTTCAAAGTCTGGATCCGTTTCCCGAGAGTGTGGAGAA cgtACAGAATCCCAATACGTTGAGCGATTTTTGGCGATTCGAGGATCAACTGTCTGCCAATGGAACTAAGCCAAATGCTAGTCGGGGCAAGAAACGCACTCGACCTGAGCGCAGCCataaaccacaacaaccacaaggAGAacaatcacagcagcagcaacagcatcggGAGGCAGCAAGTCAATCTGTCATTAACAGCGGACACGGCTAA